Proteins co-encoded in one Spirosoma endbachense genomic window:
- a CDS encoding O-methyltransferase, translating to MDFLPSDLTAYAEAHTSPESDLLRQLNRNTHAHIMAPRMLSGHMQGRFLSMISWMIRPRRILEIGTYTGYSALCLAEGLTEDGRLITIDHNEELEGFARSYWQQSPLNTKIDFRLGLAADIIPTLDETFDLVFIDADKRNNSLYFDLIFDKLRPGGFILADNVLWSGKVIESVKSSDQDTPAVLAFNQKIQADSRIENVLLPVRDGIMMIRKR from the coding sequence ATGGATTTTTTGCCCTCCGATCTTACTGCCTATGCCGAAGCGCACACATCGCCCGAGAGCGATCTGCTGCGTCAGCTCAACCGCAATACCCATGCCCACATTATGGCTCCCCGGATGCTGTCCGGACATATGCAGGGTCGTTTCCTATCCATGATTTCCTGGATGATTCGCCCCCGGCGCATTCTCGAAATAGGCACTTACACAGGTTATTCAGCGCTTTGTCTCGCCGAAGGGCTAACAGAAGACGGGCGGCTGATCACGATTGATCACAACGAAGAACTGGAAGGTTTTGCCCGCTCCTACTGGCAGCAATCGCCACTGAATACTAAAATCGATTTTCGCCTTGGTCTGGCCGCTGACATTATTCCAACCCTCGACGAGACGTTCGACCTGGTCTTCATTGACGCCGACAAGCGCAATAATTCATTGTATTTCGACCTGATTTTCGACAAACTCCGACCGGGTGGTTTCATCCTGGCCGATAATGTTTTGTGGAGTGGCAAGGTTATTGAATCCGTAAAATCATCTGATCAGGATACGCCCGCCGTGCTGGCTTTTAATCAGAAGATACAGGCCGACTCACGCATCGAAAATGTGCTTTTGCCCGTCCGGGACGGGATAATGATGATACGCAAACGCTGA
- a CDS encoding arsinothricin resistance N-acetyltransferase ArsN1 family B, producing the protein MTIRFAKLTDTPAILAIYAPYVNNSAITFEYVVPTLSDFSERIQIIQEQFPYLVAESDGRVLGYAYASRHRDRMAYQWAVETSVYVHPDGQRQGIARQLYTSLFDLLRRQGYYNAYAGITAPNQKSEALHQAMGFEPIGIYPNVGYKLGAWHDVAWFKLILQPHQVNPTRPVPITRII; encoded by the coding sequence ATGACCATTCGTTTTGCCAAACTCACCGACACGCCAGCTATTCTGGCCATTTATGCACCTTACGTCAATAACTCGGCGATTACATTCGAGTATGTTGTCCCCACCCTGAGTGATTTTTCGGAGCGTATTCAGATCATTCAGGAGCAGTTTCCCTATCTGGTTGCCGAATCAGATGGCCGGGTACTTGGGTACGCCTATGCGTCGCGGCACCGCGATCGAATGGCCTACCAGTGGGCTGTCGAAACGTCGGTCTACGTTCATCCGGATGGGCAACGGCAGGGAATTGCCCGACAGCTTTATACGTCCCTGTTCGACCTTCTACGCCGTCAGGGCTATTACAATGCCTATGCCGGGATAACCGCGCCCAATCAGAAAAGTGAAGCACTTCATCAGGCTATGGGTTTCGAGCCAATCGGCATCTACCCAAACGTGGGCTATAAACTCGGTGCCTGGCACGATGTTGCCTGGTTTAAACTGATTTTGCAGCCTCATCAGGTCAATCCGACAAGGCCGGTACCGATTACCCGGATTATCTAA
- the dtd gene encoding D-aminoacyl-tRNA deacylase encodes MLAVIQRVSHASVTINNQVKGQIGIGFLVLVGVTHSDTRDDVDWLSKKIVGMRIFNDADDKMNLDLATVGGDILLISQFTLHASTKKGNRPSFIEAARPDIAIPLYEAMIKQLSADLGKPVQTGEFGADMKVSLLNDGPVTIVIDSKNRS; translated from the coding sequence ATGCTCGCCGTTATTCAGCGTGTTTCTCACGCTTCCGTTACCATCAACAATCAGGTGAAAGGTCAGATCGGGATCGGCTTTCTTGTTCTGGTTGGTGTAACTCATTCAGATACCCGCGACGATGTAGACTGGCTCAGCAAGAAGATCGTTGGTATGCGGATTTTCAACGATGCCGATGATAAAATGAACCTCGATCTGGCTACTGTTGGCGGAGATATTTTGCTCATAAGCCAATTTACGCTCCATGCCAGCACCAAAAAAGGAAATCGCCCCAGCTTTATCGAAGCGGCCCGGCCTGATATAGCCATTCCGCTCTACGAAGCAATGATTAAGCAATTATCGGCTGACTTAGGCAAGCCCGTTCAGACCGGTGAATTTGGCGCCGACATGAAAGTATCTTTACTTAATGATGGCCCTGTAACAATTGTGATCGACTCAAAAAACCGAAGCTGA
- a CDS encoding DUF2237 family protein, whose translation MPTNPEPRNVLGSSLGCCCTSPMTGFYRDGFCRTNAQDPGHHVICAIMTEPFLRFTRSRGNDLSTPYPEFQFPGLKPGDRWCLSVLRWLEAYEAGMAPPILLACTHERALQYVTIDMLRELAFEE comes from the coding sequence ATGCCAACAAATCCAGAACCCCGGAATGTATTGGGAAGTAGCCTCGGCTGTTGCTGCACCAGCCCCATGACCGGGTTCTATCGCGACGGATTTTGCCGGACGAATGCGCAGGATCCGGGTCATCACGTCATTTGTGCGATCATGACCGAGCCTTTTTTGCGATTCACCCGCAGCCGGGGCAATGACCTCTCGACACCTTATCCGGAATTTCAATTTCCCGGCTTAAAACCCGGCGACCGGTGGTGTCTCTCTGTCCTTCGCTGGCTCGAAGCTTACGAAGCAGGCATGGCCCCGCCTATATTGCTGGCCTGCACGCATGAACGCGCTCTCCAGTACGTTACCATCGATATGTTACGTGAGCTTGCATTCGAAGAATAA